The Platichthys flesus chromosome 8, fPlaFle2.1, whole genome shotgun sequence genome has a window encoding:
- the smad5 gene encoding mothers against decapentaplegic homolog 5, which yields MTSMSSLFSFTSPAVKRLLGWKQGDEEEKWAEKAVDALVKKLKKKKGAMEDLEKALSCPGQPSKCVTIPRSLDGRLQVSHRKGLPHVIYCRVWRWPDLQSHHELKPLEVCEYPFGSKQKEVCINPYHYKRVESPVLPPVLVPRHSEFNPQHSLLVQFRNLTHNEPHMPLNATFPESFQQPHSGGSGSSGGGGSFPISPNSPFPPSPASSGTYPNSPASSGPSSPFQLPADTPPPAYMPPDEQLGQENQSMETSSSVVPQNMPRGDVQPVEYEEPSHWCSIVYYELNNRVGEAYHASSTSVLVDGFTDPSNNKNRFCLGLLSNVNRNSTIENTRRHIGKGVHLYYVGGEVYAECLSDTSIFVQSRNCNYHHGFHPTTVCKIPSGCSLKIFNNQEFAQLLAQSVNHGFEAVYELTKMCTIRMSFVKGWGAEYHRQDVTSTPCWIEVHLHGPLQWLDKVLTQMGSPLNPISSVS from the exons ATGACCTCCATGTCCAGTCTTTTCTCCTTCACAAGCCCAGCAGTCAAAAGGCTGCTTGGCTGGAAGcagggagacgaggaggagaaatgggCAGAAAAGGCTGTGGATGCGCttgtgaagaagctgaagaaaaagaaaggtgCCATGGAGGACCTAGAAAAAGCCCTGAGCTGCCCGGGACAGCCCAGCAAGTGTGTTACCATTCCAAGATCATTGGACGGCCGGCTACAGGTTTCCCACAGGAAAGGTCTTCCTCACGTCATCTACTGCCGAGTGTGGCGGTGGCCCGACCTCCAGTCCCACCACGAGCTCAAACCCCTGGAGGTGTGCGAGTACCCGTTTGGCTCCAAACAGAAAGAGGTCTGCATCAACCCATATCACTACAAGCGAGTAGAGAGCCCTG TGCTTCCTCCTGTCCTGGTTCCACGGCACAGCGAGTTCAACCCACAGCATAGCTTGCTGGTACAGTTCCGGAACCTCACCCACAATGAGCCACATATGCCCCTGAATGCCACCTTTCCAGAGTCCTTCCAGCAGCCTCACAGTGGGGGCAGTggcagcagcggtggaggaggctcTTTCCCCATCTCTCCAAACTCGCCctttcctccttctccagccAGCAGTGGTACTTATCCAAATTCTCCTGCCAGCTCGGGGCCCTCCAGTCCATTCCAGCTCCCAG CTGACACCCCACCCCCAGCCTACATGCCCCCTGATGAGCAGCTGGGCCAGGAGAACCAGTCCatggaaaccagcagcagcgTGGTGCCGCAGAACATGCCCAGAGGAG ATGTGCAACCAGTAGAGTACGAGGAGCCGAGCCACTGGTGCTCTATTGTCTACTATGAGCTCAACAATCGTGTAGGTGAGGCTTATCATGCCTCCTCAACCAGTGTTCTCGTGGATGGCTTCACTGACCCTTCAAACAACAAGAACCGCTTCTGCCTCGGACTTCTATCCAACGTCAACCGCAACTCCACAATCGAAAACACCCGTCGACACATTGGCAAAG gtGTGCACCTGTACTATGTGGGAGGGGAGGTTTATGCAGAGTGCCTCAGTGACACCAGCATTTTTGTCCAGAGCCGCAACTGTAATTATCACCACGGCTTCCACCCCACCACTGTCTGCAAGATCCCCAGTGGATGTAGCCTCAAGATTTTCAACAATCAGGAGTTTGCTCAGCTTCTGGCCCAGTCGGTCAACCACGGCTTTGAGGCCGTCTACGAGCTTACCAAGATGTGCACCATTAGGATGAGCTTTGTCAAG GGCTGGGGAGCTGAGTACCACCGACAGGACGTCACCAGCACACCCTGCTGGATCGAAGTGCACCTGCATGGACCCCTCCAGTGGCTGGACAAGGTCCTAACACAAATGGGTTCGCCTCTCAACCccatctcctctgtgtcctAA